The following proteins come from a genomic window of Metarhizium brunneum chromosome 2, complete sequence:
- the AAE13 gene encoding Malonate--CoA ligase codes for MDPNWCQGFPRDDVLIKLVEVSDSTAEPIVHDAYGLDKTYGEVLADILETRDRIRKAAPASSLDSRGMLCEAAPYAGFLGLSGYEFIVAFFATRALGGACMPFGAGILPQEAHSFLSRSMACVLLLGKDRVAQGQQTKEYSQQHDYDFRLVRVSTDAPPVASNSITIDHSIELDDGGPGFVIFTSGTTGPPKGAVLPRRWPPIEDTLEPGSATICDRPPHWIGGAYPMLQSILIRRRMYILKYGATASDIWDAFRSHRIDHMSFSPGIFRRMKQDYQDRICKFPEDEQRLYVQGIRNLKTQWQGGGMPSVSMLDFWRNLIGRPIGMQYGSTELGGTVTGHDGLSKIKVRLSFCPSIKNPTAESNRTGAIFAKSPTIMTHYIGDEGATKKAFDSEGYLESGDIGHMQDGELIYDGRASNEYIFFDGYRIPILALEHALDDLPYISEGYIVAVPDHEANELCGALVRVQNTDNDEKVTLEKIRSDLAENHATYTLPVVLRILSDDEQVPFTITRSP; via the exons ATGGACCCAAACTGGTGTCAGGGCTTCCCTCGTGATGATGTGCTCATCAAACTCGTCGAGGTTAGCGACTCTACAGCGGAACCTATAGTACACGATGCCTACGGTCTAGACAAGACCTATGGCGAGGTGTTGGCGGATATCCTGGAAACCCGCGACAGAATTCGCAAAGCCGCTCCGGCGTCGAGTCTCGACAGCCGCGGCATGCTCTGTGAAGCTGCACCGTATGCAGGATTCCTTGGACTCTCCGGATACGAGTTCATTGTTGCCTTCTTTGCCACGCGAGCTCTAGGCGGCGCATGCATGCCATTTG GGGCCGGCATCTTACCACAGGAAGCGCACTCATTCCTCTCCAGATCAATGGCGTGCGTATTGCTTCTCGGCAAGGACAGAGTAGCCCAGGGACAGCAAACCAAGGAGTACAGTCAACAACACGACTACGACTTCAGACTCGTTCGCGTATCAACCGATGCGCCACCCGTCGCCAGCAActccatcaccatcgaccACTCCATCGAACTAGATGACGGCGGCCCTGGATTCGTCATCTTCACGTCGGGAACCACCGGTCCACCCAAGGGGGCGGTTCTCCCGCGAAGATGGCCCCCAATTGAAGACACACTCGAGCCGGGAAGCGCGACCATCTGCGACCGCCCGCCTCACTGGATCGGAGGAGCCTATCCAATGCTGCAAAGCATCTTGATCCGTCGTCGCATGTACATTCTCAAGTACGGCGCCACGGCTTCCGATATATGGGATGCCTTTAGAAGCCACAGAATTGACCACATGTCTTTCAGTCCTGGCATTTTCCGGCGCATGAAGCAGGACTACCAGGATCGAATCTGCAAGTTTCCCGAAGATGAGCAGAGGCTGTACGTGCAAGGAATTCGAAATTTGAAGACGCAGTGGCAGGGCGGCGGCATGCCTTCGGTCTCGATGCTGGACTTCTGGCGAAACCTCATCGGAAGACCGATCGGGATGCAATACGGATCTACAGAGCTTGGCGGGACGGTGACAGGACATGACGGACTTTCCAAGATCAAGGTGCGTCTGAGCTTCTGTCCCTCGATCAAGAATCCCACCGCAGAGTCTAATCGAAC cggcgccatctttgccaagaGCCCTACAATAATGACCCA CTACATCGGGGACGAGGGCGCCaccaaaaaggcctttgacAGCGAGGGATACCTGGAATCCGGGGACATTGGCCACATGCAAGACGGCGAGTTGATCTACGACGGGCGAGCCTCCAACGAAT ACATATTCTTTGACGGGTACCGAATCCCCATATTGGCGCTCGAACACGCACTGGATGACCTCCCGTATATATCAGAAGGCTACATCGTCGCGGTGCCGGACCACGAGGCCAACGAGCTTTGTGGCGCGCTTGTTCGCGTACAAAACACCGACAATGACGAAAAGGTCACCTTGGAAAAGATACGGTCTGATCTCGCCGAAAATCACGCCACGTACACGCTGCCAGTGGTGCTTCGCATTCtgagcgacgacgagcaagTGCCCTTTACCATAACCAGAAGCCCATGA
- the met-7_1 gene encoding Cystathionine gamma-synthase: MTQEPKTAELGQGLPPTDIHAVSVSLPKWRDATGWATKDPQVLAHLKTGYPRFYIHPFIERLATLLLQLLMKSKSVASSVGEIYGEESTAAAAAMLFPHASLGTSCRDYLQRAESNPSNKLAIFAFQVDFAGEVQNIHLRVAKSTSGAFQSLCIVVFPHDLSKEAKMFWQHTGFGVTSRHALYWLERAPCLGEVVASIRQDGKLPLDDAKQAATKIKNRISELLSSERSTVETQDVFLYPSGMSAIAHSASALQELYKGSSDSIRVAVFGFLYVDTFKVLSKVKQIECVLYGHASPADMDQLEHDLQDGMEIHALYTEFPGNPLLGSLNLERLYKLSQRFNFHVIVDDTVGTAVNLDLAAFCDVLCTSLTKMFSGACNVMGGSLTICPNSKSKRALHSTLTSQYSDTYFPLDLLVMAQNSKDFAERVHIANGNAEAIAAKLRDHPVVDRVFYPRGSATQHLYDGYRRRRPRAREDEDGQDQAQAGYGYLLSIRFVQDSAAMAFHDALDVAKGPSLGTNFTLCCPYTVLAHASELAWASEFGVVEHLVRLSVGIERRGELEGAVDRALEVAAKAAQAE, from the exons ATGACGCAAGAGCCAAAAACTGCAGAGCTGGGTCAAGGACTACCGCCAACCGATATACAT GCTGTGAGCGTGTCCCTTCCGAAATGGCGAGATGCCACGGGTTGGGCGACCAAAGATCCCCAGGTCCTTGCACATTTGAAGACGGGATACCCAAGATTCTATATTCATCCATTCATCGAAAGACTCGCTACATTGCTGCTGCAATTATTGATGAAGAGTAAGTCAGTGGCGAGCTCAGTCGGAGAGATATATGGGGAAGAGTCGACAGCGGCAGCTGCCGCTATGCTATTTCCACACGCAAGTTTGGGCACCTCTTGTCGCGATTACTTGCAGCGGGCTGAGTCAAATCCTTCAAATAAGCTTGCAATCTTTGCTTTTCAAGTGGACTTTGCTGGTGAAGTGCAAAATATCCATTTGAGAGTTGCCAAGTCAACTTCAGGGGCATTCCAGAGCCTCTGTATCGTAGTGTTCCCACATGATCTGTCCAAGGAAGCCAAGATGTTCTGGCAACACACCGGCTTTGGAGTTACGAGCCGGCATGCTCTTTATTGGTTGGAACGGGCGCCTTGTCTTGGTGAAGTGGTGGCAAGCATCCGTCAAGACGGCAAGTTGCCGCTCGACGATGCAAAACAAGCCGCAACCAAGATCAAGAATCGAATATCTGAATTGCTATCTTCAGAGAGAAGCACGGTTGAGACACAGGATGTGTTTTTATATCCAAGTGGCATGTCCGCAATAGCCCACTCTGCGTCTGCTCTTCAAGAGTTGTATAAAGGCTCATCCGACTCAATTCGAGTTGCTGTTTTTGG CTTCCTATACGTAGACACGTTCAAGGTTCTCAGCAAAGTCAAACAAATCGAGTGTGTCCTCTACGGACATGCGTCccctgcagacatggaccagtTGGAGCACGACCTCCAGGACGGTATGGAAATACATGCCTTATATACCGAATTCCCAGGAAACCCTCTCCTCGGCTCACTCAACCTCGAACGTCTCTATAAGCTCTCACAGAGATTCAACTTCCACGTCATCGTGGACGACACTGTCGGTACAGCAGTCAACCTAGACCTCGCCGCCTTTTGCGACGTACTCTGCACAAGCCTTACCAAAATGTTCAGTGGTGCCTGCAACGTCATGGGCGGCAGCTTGACCATCTGCCCAAACTCCAAGTCCAAACGTGCCCTACACAGCACCTTGACAAGCCAATATAGTGACACATACTTTCCTCTCGACTTGCTTGTCATGGCCCAAAACAGCAAGGACTTTGCGGAGCGGGTTCACATTGCTAATGGAAACGCCGAGGCGATAGCCGCCAAGTTGAGAGACCACCCGGTTGTAGACAGAGTATTCTATCCCAGGGGCAGCGCAACGCAACATTTGTACGATGGTTACCGACGTAGACGACCACGAGCCagggaagacgaggacggaCAGGACCAGGCACAAGCAGGATATGGCTATCTGCTTTCAATCCGATTCGTCCAGGATtcagccgccatggcctttCACGATGCACTGGACGTGGCCAAGGGACCAAGCCTTGGCACCAACTTTACGTTGTGTTGTCCGTACACGGTACTTGCGCATGCGTCGGAGCTGGCATGGGCATCAGAGTTTGGCGTTGTCGAGCATTTGGTTCGTTTGAGTGTGGGAATtgagaggagaggagagttGGAGGGGGCTGTGGATAGGGCATTGGAGGTGGCTGCAAAGGCGGCACAAGCAGAGTAG
- the BCHE_0 gene encoding Cholinesterase codes for MADQHGKYCLATGHSPTENTTSEDCLFVNVQSPSRAKPGSLPVFLYIQGGGFNLNSNANINASGLIQASGHNIVVVSFNYRVGPYGFLTDGKDIAPNNGLRDQEKVMQWVQKHISKFGGNPNHVTLGGSSAGAESVVIHLTARNGTDRGYFHAVTAESPSFATTLTVAESQYLYRHFATRLGCVGADSLSCLRNKTARELQEQNFNIPLPGAANPPNYLYVPCLDGEYLTDYTYRLIQDGRFIKVPSIFGDDTNGGTKFAPRNASTLAESNSFMLDNYPFLTLRLLEKMNKMYPNPSKTCPKLGCYWRQASNTYQEVRYMCPALAMTSALANAGITNSFAYRWNVEDEAQMKAGLGVPHTSEFDAILGPEYAPSPPESYKKGGINYPASPAIQKYWTNFIQYYDPNQGGDPEVKVAEWKAWSGGAQDRLVFQTGGRTEMEPFGDRLNKRCSFWAQYGVQLRT; via the exons ATGGCTGACCAG CACGGCAAATACTGCCTCGCAACTGGCCATTCCCCAACCGAAAATACTACATCGGAGGATTGTCTCTTTGTCAATGTGCAGTCCCCGTCCCGGGCGAAACCTGGCTCGTTGCCTGTTTTCCTATACATCCAAGGAGGCGGGTTCAACCTCAACTCCAACGCCAACATCAATGCCTCGGGGCTCATACAAGCCAGCGGCCACAATATCGTGGTTGTCAGCTTCAACTATCGTGTCGGTCCGTACGGATTTCTTACCGATGGGAAAGACATCGCGCCCAACAACGGACTCCGCGACCAGGAAAAAGTCATGCAGTGGGTGCAAAAGCACATCTCCAAATTCGGAGGGAACCCAAATCATGTTACGCTGGGGGGGTCGTCGGCGGGCGCTGAGAGCGTGGTAATTCACCTCACCGCGCGCAATGGTACGGACAGAGGATACTTTCACGCCGTGACGGCGGAATCGCCCTCCTTCGCAACAACCTTGACCGTGGCCGAGTCGCAGTACTTGTATCGCCACTTTGCCACGAGACTGGGATGCGTGGGCGCCGACAGCCTGTCCTGTCTGCGCAACAAGACGGCGCGCGAGCTGCAGGAGCAGAATTTCAACATTCCGCTGCCGGGGGCTGCGAATCCGCCCAATTACTTGTACGTGCCCTGCCTTGATGGCGAGTACCTGACGGACTACACGTACCGATTGATTCAAGACGGTCGCTTCATCAAGGTCCCGTCTATATTTGGCGACGATACCAATGGCGGGACAAAATTTGCTCCCAGAAACGCGTCGACTCTCGCGGAGAGTAATTCGTTCATGCTGGACAACTACCCGTTCCTAACGCTGCGTCTTCTGGAGAAGATGAACAAGATGTACCCCAATCCGAGTAAGACGTGCCCCAAGCTGGGCTGCTATTGGAGACAAGCCAGTAATACGTACCAAGAGGTGCGGTATATGTGCCCAGCACTGGCCATGACATCTGCTCTAGCCAACGCCGGAATTACAAACTCGTTTGCTTATAGGTGGAAtgtggaagacgaggcacAAATGAAGGCCGGCCTTGGAGTTCCTCATACGTCCGAGTTTGATGCCATCCTAGGACCAGAATATGCCCCAAGTCCGCCAGAGAGCTACAAGAAGGGCGGCATCAACTACCCGGCGTCGCCGGCGATCCAGAAATACTGGACAAATTTCATCCAATACTATGACCCGAATCAGGGCGGCGACCCCGAGGTCAAGGTGGCCGAGTGGAAGGCCTGGTCAGGCGGTGCACAGGACCGGCTTGTCTTCCAGACCGGCGGGAGGACGGAGATGGAACCCTTTGGAGACCGGCTGAACAAGAGATGCTCTTTTTGGGCCCAGTATGGCGTTCAGTTGCGGACGTAG